The genomic DNA AGGTCCGCTTGCATGAGATCGGCCAGCGGACCGTGGGGGACCACCTGCCTCGGCGATGACGGCTTGCCCCCGGTGCCGAGGGTGAGAGTCACCTGCACGGTGTCGTCGCCGCTCGCTTTCATCAAGTGCGCGATGACGGCCGGGTCGAAATTGATGCTGAGCGTAGGCATGCGGCCTCCCTTGTAGCAGTCCGGCCGACCCGGACCACTCGTATACCTCTGATCGTATGGCATCCAGGAGACTTTTTCTAACTTCTGTCACCAGTGATCCAGGAGAAAAAAATGCTGAGGTCGCTTTTTCGATTAGTACGCGATGTGTACGGCAAACGTACGCACTTCGTACGCTCCGTGGGGTAGGGTGTTGGTCAGGAGGTGTTCCATGTCCGAGTTGTTTGACGCGGTCGACGCGCTGGTCGCGTCCCGCGCCACGCTGCCGCCACCGGCGGAGCGCAAGCGGCTGCGTGCCGCGCACGGTCTGACGATTGACGAGGTGGCAGGCGCGCTGAAGGTGCGGCGGGCCACGGTGTCCGGCTGGGAGTCGGGCAAGACCGAGCCTCGCCCGCCGGAGCGCGACGCCTACGCTCGGCTGCTGGACCAGCTCGCGGAGCTCTACCCGGCGCCCTCAGCACTGGAGGAGCCGGACGCCCCGGCGGTGCCGACCACCTTCACCGCCGCGCCCGCCCCGGCTGAGGCCCGGACTCTGTCTACAGGCCCGGCGCCCGAGGCTGCGGACATGACTGCAACCGAGAACACTCAGACCAGCCCCGCCCCCGTCGCCGCTGCTCTGGAGGCCGCGCCGCGTCCGGCGGGCACCAGCAGGAGCACGTCGACGTCGCGCCGCCCGGCCGTGCGGAAGGCTGCCCCGGCAGGCACCCCGGCTGGCGGCACCGACCCGCGGTTCGAGAACGGTCCGTTGGCGGTCATCGACGTCGAGGATGGGCAGGTCCTCGCGTACTGCACTGGCGGTCTGGTCCTGGACGTGCCCGCCAAGTCGATCCCGGCCCTGGTGGACTGGACGCTGCGCGAGGCGAAGCTCGGCCAGCCGAAGCTGTCCGGGCCGGGCAAGGACGCCGACCCGCTGATCGTCCTCACCGAGGCCGCGCTGGAGCGCTACGGCCTGCCGGTCGCCCTCACGGATGAGGAGCGGCTCGCTGGGCGGATTCCGGAGGGCCACAAGGTCATCAAGCAGCTGGTCCGCGCGGAGTGGAAGCTGACGAAGCGCGGGTTTGGGCCGTGGGCGCGGATCTACCGTCCCGCACAGGGTTCGGAGCGGGCCTGCGTGCAGCTGTGCATTCCGTCCTGGAACGCGCTGGACACCCGGCACTGGGGCGAGGCCGGGCAGCTCCCGCCGGCGGAACTCGCCCGTGTGCTGGGCGTGTACGCGTCCCGGGTGATGACGCCGCGCGGATCGACGGCGGTGACCGGCCTGGAGCTGATGACCGCGCTGCACCCGCCGACCCGCGCCTCCGAGCCCGATGAGAGCGGGAAGCGGCACTCCGAGCACAACCCCGGCTCGCTGGGGAAGGACCCGGTGGACTGCGCCCCGTGCGAGGCCCCCGACGGGCACCCGCTGCTCAAGGACCTGCCGCGGTTCCACGTGCGCGGCCCGGCGGAGAAGCTGTTCGAGGAGGCGTACGACTGGGCGCGGCCGATGACGGATGCCGAGTGCACCCTGCGGCACCTGGTCGGCATCGACGTGAACATGGCCTTCGCCGCCGGCGCCAACGGCCTGGCCGTCGGCCTCGGCGCGCCCACGCACGTCACGGCGCCGGTGTTCGACGCGAAGCTGCCCGGATCGTGGCTGGTGGACCTCTCGCACGTCGACCTGTCGAGGGTGAAGGTCGGCAAGGACAAGTGGGTAGACCTGGACGCGAGTCTGCTGCCCAGCCCGTTCACGCCGAAGGGCGACCGGCCCGAGGGCCCGGCCTGGTACGCGACGCCCACCGTCGCCTACGCGGCGGAACTCGGCTACGACGTCACGCCGGTCGAGGCCTATGTGCGGTACGAGAACGGCCGCTACCTGGACGGCTGGTACAACCGGCTGCGTGACGCCTACCTCGCCACGATGGCCGACCTCGGCGTCCACGCCGACCTCTCCCCGGCCGACTTCCTCGCGGCGATGGACGGCTACAAGGAGCGTGATCCGGAGCTGGCGATCGTCGTCTCGGCCATCAAGGCGACGGTGAAGGGCGGGCTGGGCAAGCTGCGCGAGCGGCCCCGGGGTGAGGGCTGGCGGCCGGGCGAGCCGTGGCGGGCACTGTCGCGTCCGACGTGGCGGCCGGACATCCGCGCGGCGGTCATCTCCCGCACCCGGATCAACCTGCACCGCAAGATCGTCAAGCACGCGGCGTTCACCGGCCAGTACCCGGTCGCGATCCTGTCCGACTGCGTCGTCTACGCGGCTGGCGGTGAGGGCCCGTTGGACTTCCTGCCCTACCGGGACGGCAAGCCGCTGCCCGGCGGTTTTAAGCTCGGCATCAACCCCGGCCTGGTCAAGCACGAGGGCACCCAGTCCGTCCTATGGGGTGAAGAGGTCCGCGAGCGGTTCGACGCGCCGGAGCTCAACCTCGCCCGGTACATCAAGGACGGCACCGTCACCGACGCCGACAACGGCGAATAGGAGAAGGCGACGATGAGCATGTTCGGGGACGGCCTGGAAGCCGCAGTGCACAAGGCGTTCACCCGGCCGGCGCCCAAGAGCGCGGGCACGCAGATGCGGTACCTGGTCAAGCAGTACAAGGGCACCAAGGCGGTCGCCCAGCTGCTGCGGATCTCCCAGCGCACCGTAGAGCGGTACGTGAAGGACCAGATCAAAAAGCCCCGCCCGGACCTCGCCGCCCGCCTGGAGCGCGAGGTGAAGAAGCGGTGGCAGCCACAGATCCGCGCCAAGGCACGGCAGCAGGCGGCGACCACCGGCGGCATCGTCATCGACACCCGCGCCCGCCTTGGCTACACCGCCCCCATCGGCTCCACGGACCAGGACCGCATCCGGCACCTGACCATCGCCCTGCCGCCCCGCTACGCCGCCCAACTCTTCGAAGCCCAGGAACAGGGTGCCAGCGACCAGCAGCTCCAGGAGATCGCCGCCGAAGCGCTCAAGGAGGTGTACTTCCAGGACGGCGGCCGCCGCGCTGGAAGCCTGGAAGAGGTCCGGTTCACGGACATCGAGCACCTCGAGTTCGACCTGTAAGCGCGCCCCAAACACGCTGCGGGCCCCGGGCTGCGCTCCGGGGCCGTACACGACCGGAGCCTCGAGTGCGGGATGCGGCGCATTAGGGAGTGCCTCTGAATCCACCACCTTGTCTGTAAGTCTGCGGCACGATGACTCGATGACAGATGGATGGGGGGCGGTCACTGCAGCCGTGGTGACCATCATTGGAACGATTGTGGTGGGCATCCTCGCGTACCGAGCTGGTCGTGCCCAAGTGAGTGATCAAGCACGAGTTGAGCACGGTCAGTGGCTGCGCGGTCAACGCCAGGAGGCGTACGTGACGTTCCTGACCGCGTGGGATCGAGTCGTGAAGTCGCTCAAAGACGAGATGAAGACCATTGGGGAGAGCCAGCAGGCGACGCCGCCCACCGAACGTGAACGCTTTATGGAGGCTGCTGGAGAACGTGTTCTGTATGCACCTGCACCAGTCCGGGGACCAGCGGAGCAAGTGCTGCTGCTCGGCCCAGACGACGTTGCTGACGCCGCAGGCCGCATGGTAGATCACCTCGATGGAATGCAAACCGCAGCCTTGAACCGAATCCTAGGTGCGGCCGAACCGACGTCGACAGCGTTCTATGCGGCTCAGCAGGTGGCACTAAGGCATCGCCGGGAGTTTCTTGCCCTGGTGAGGGCTGTGCTGCGTACTCCGCCGACCCCGCACTAGAAGATAACCGCTCGGCGTTTTCAAGATGCGCCAACAGTCTCAGACGGCTGAAGTGGCGAGCCAAGCGCCGATCCGCGCGAGGTTGATACTGGCTGCGGTAAAACCGATGCCGAAGATGCGCGGCGCCGCGCAGGAAGCAGCCGAACGCGAGGCTCAGCGTCCGGTGTGCGGGGTGCGGGCAGAAGCGCCCACAGGGGGCAGGAAGTTCTTCCTCACCGCCTCGTGCCAGCCGTCGGGCGGGGCCCACGGACGCGGCCTCGCGCTGGGTCAGCGAGGGGCGACTGGTGCTCATGGCCCCGTATCCTCCGCCTCCGCACTCGACACCCCGACCCGCAGTGCCGCCCGCGCTGACCTGCCGGGGTCGGGCTCATGGTCGGGCCTGTGGCCGGCGCCCTGGTGCCCGTGGTCGGGGGCCCGCGCGGGCTGGGCAAGCCTCGGCACAGGGCTTGGGCAAGCCTCCGGCCGGGCTTGCCCAACCTCACGAGGCAATACAGCTAGGGCGCGTCCGCGGGCGGCCGTCGTCGACAGCTTCCATGGTGGGGCCCACAGAGGGCTGGAGGGTCGACCCCACCGTTGCACCGATGGGCGCAGCACCCCCGTCGTGCAGGCGCCCACCGTGGGCCCACACACCCGTCGCAGTTACTGACCTTTTCGGATTGGCTTCGGGGGATCTGGGGTGAGGGTCAGTCCGGTTTCGGTGAGGTAGCCGTCAATGAGCTCGGGGTGACGCTGGATGTGGGCGAGCCCTCGGCGGAGGGTGCGGGTGAGGTGGTCGGGGTCGGTGAATGCGGTGTTGGCCATCGGCCCGTGCCGTAACCACGACCAGATGCCTTCCACGGGATTCAAGTCCGGGCTGTAGGAGGGCAGCTGGATGATGGTGAGCCATTCGTGGCTGCCTGCGTACTCCCGCAATCCGGCAGCACGGTGGGTGTTCAAATTGTCCCAGACGACAATGATCGGGGCGCCGAGCTGCAGGTGCGCGCGGACCAGGAGGTCGCGGTAGTCCTGCCAGGCGAAGCTCTTGCGTGCTCCTTTGAGGAGCAGGTGGAAGCGGGGCCGGTAGATCAGCCGGGACCTTTCGCCGGGCCGGTAGCAGCACAGTGCGGCGACCGAGATGCGTCGCCGGGACCGTCCGCGCACTCTGACTACGGGAGTCTGTCCGCGCCGGCCCCAGGTGCGGGCGTGTGGCGGCGTCATCGCGAACCCGGCCTCGTCCTCGAAGACGATGTAGGCCCCGAGCGCCGCCGCGGCACTTCCACCTGCGGCCACACGTCCTTCTTCCAGAGCTCGACCGCATGCTCGTCGCGTTCCAGCGCGCGACGGGCCGGGCTCTGCCAGGACCAGCCGTGGCGGTGCAGCAGCCGCCACACTCCCGCGATCGAGCAACTGACCTGGAACTGGCGGCCGATCAGCGTTCTGACGCGTTCCAATGTCCACCGCTGGTCTTCCCAGCCATGCGCGGCCGGCCCTTTGGCCAGCTCCTTTTCCAGCAGGGCGAACCGTTCGTCCGACAGCTTCGGCAGTTTCGCAGGTCCC from Streptomyces avermitilis MA-4680 = NBRC 14893 includes the following:
- the tap gene encoding telomere-associated protein Tap, whose translation is MSELFDAVDALVASRATLPPPAERKRLRAAHGLTIDEVAGALKVRRATVSGWESGKTEPRPPERDAYARLLDQLAELYPAPSALEEPDAPAVPTTFTAAPAPAEARTLSTGPAPEAADMTATENTQTSPAPVAAALEAAPRPAGTSRSTSTSRRPAVRKAAPAGTPAGGTDPRFENGPLAVIDVEDGQVLAYCTGGLVLDVPAKSIPALVDWTLREAKLGQPKLSGPGKDADPLIVLTEAALERYGLPVALTDEERLAGRIPEGHKVIKQLVRAEWKLTKRGFGPWARIYRPAQGSERACVQLCIPSWNALDTRHWGEAGQLPPAELARVLGVYASRVMTPRGSTAVTGLELMTALHPPTRASEPDESGKRHSEHNPGSLGKDPVDCAPCEAPDGHPLLKDLPRFHVRGPAEKLFEEAYDWARPMTDAECTLRHLVGIDVNMAFAAGANGLAVGLGAPTHVTAPVFDAKLPGSWLVDLSHVDLSRVKVGKDKWVDLDASLLPSPFTPKGDRPEGPAWYATPTVAYAAELGYDVTPVEAYVRYENGRYLDGWYNRLRDAYLATMADLGVHADLSPADFLAAMDGYKERDPELAIVVSAIKATVKGGLGKLRERPRGEGWRPGEPWRALSRPTWRPDIRAAVISRTRINLHRKIVKHAAFTGQYPVAILSDCVVYAAGGEGPLDFLPYRDGKPLPGGFKLGINPGLVKHEGTQSVLWGEEVRERFDAPELNLARYIKDGTVTDADNGE
- the tpg gene encoding telomere-protecting terminal protein Tpg translates to MSMFGDGLEAAVHKAFTRPAPKSAGTQMRYLVKQYKGTKAVAQLLRISQRTVERYVKDQIKKPRPDLAARLEREVKKRWQPQIRAKARQQAATTGGIVIDTRARLGYTAPIGSTDQDRIRHLTIALPPRYAAQLFEAQEQGASDQQLQEIAAEALKEVYFQDGGRRAGSLEEVRFTDIEHLEFDL
- a CDS encoding IS630 family transposase (programmed frameshift), translated to MRYADGGGLTAERRAAREGIRLEAGVRFARGDRTSDIAKDLRVSERSVEQWRRNWREGGIEGLKSKGPAKLPKLSDERFALLEKELAKGPAAHGWEDQRWTLERVRTLIGRQFQVSCSIAGVWRLLHRHGWSWQSPARRALERDEHAVELWKKGRVAAGGSAAAALGAYIVFEDEAGFAMTPPHARTWGRRGQTPVVRVRGRSRRRISVAALCCYRPGERSRLIYRPRFHLLLKGARKSFAWQDYRDLLVRAHLQLGAPIIVVWDNLNTHRAAGLREYAGSHEWLTIIQLPSYSPDLNPVEGIWSWLRHGPMANTAFTDPDHLTRTLRRGLAHIQRHPELIDGYLTETGLTLTPDPPKPIRKGQ